AGCGCGCACTCAGCCTCAACCGCGCCATCACCATGGCCAAGAAGAAGATGCACGAGATCAAGGCGCTCAACAAGACCGACAGCGGCAGCGGAGAATTTCAGGGTTCGCCGGGCTATCGTTTCGCGTACGTGATTCGTGAGCAAGAGCTCGACCTGCAGAAAATTGCCGACGAGCTCGGTGCAGGCAACGCCGTGGCCAACAGCGCCGCAGGCAAATACTTCAAAGAGCGTAATTCTACCGCAAAAAGTGCAACGGGATTAACCTTCAAACTGCTGCATTTTCATGTCGAAGTATTTTTCAACGAAAAAGAAAAGTATGAGCTCGACTATTACCGGGGCCTGGGCATCTGATGCGCAGCATTCGTCGCCTCGCCGGCTTCACGCTCATTGAACTGCTGATCGTCATCGGTCTCTCAGGTTTTATTTTCACGACACTCATGGGCGTTTATCTGCAGGTGAAAAAACTCACCACCGCGCAAACGCAGGTGTCGAGCCAGTCGGCCGCAGTCATCGACGTCGGTGTGGCGATCAGTTACGATCTGGCGAATCTGATATTTGAAAAGTACAATGTGCGCCAGATCTTTCTTGTCGAGAAAGAGCTGCACGGTGGCAAACGATTCGATGCATTTGTATTTCCCTCGGCGGCGCTGAACGCGAATCCGTCGGTGCTGCAGGCGCGCAGCTTCATGGTCGCCTATTTCGTCGAACAAAGCCCTGCCGGTCAGGACTACACCCTATACCGCTCAGAAGACATGTTCATCGACCCAAAAAATCTCTATCGTGGCATCGCGGTACCGGTTCTGAACTTTATTGAAGAATTTCGCGTCGAAGGCTCGAATAACGGGGTCGACTTCGAAGAAAGCTGGGATTTCAAATCGCGCCGGCAGATGCCCCGCTACGTCAGGGCAACGATCAAGTACCGGCCAAGCCAGGCTTCGACTGAAGTACTCGAATATGTGGTCGACGTCAGGCCGCCGATTCTCTGGAACTGAACCAGCTGGCTCCTTTTTCAGGGAACTGTCAGATGTTCCAGAGCTCGGCGATGATTGAATCGGTGAATGCGAGACCAGTTTCAGTGAGCCGAATGGTATTCGTGGTGATATCAATCCACCCTCTGCCCTCTGCCGCCTTGAGCACTGCCATCACCTTCGCGTGCTGCGCTTCTTCGAAATAGCCGAGCAGGCGCGACACAGCCAGCGGCTGCAGCAGACGCAGGCGATTGATCAGCGCATCACGCGGCTGAACGTTGGTATCTTCTTCGGGCAGACTTTCGGCCGCCGTATAGCCGTCGAGCGAGCGAACGTTCAGAAATCTTCGCTCGCCTGTGAAAGCGTGCGCCGCGACGCCAACGCCCAGGTACGGCCGGTGCGTCCAATAGATTTGGTTATGCAGGCAACGAAAATGCGGCAGCGCGAAGTTAGAAATCTCGTAACGCATGAAACCTGACCGCTGCAGGTGGTTGGCGGCAATGCGCATCTGTCTCAGTTGCCGGCCGTCTGCGGGAGCTTCAAGCCGCCCCGCCTCAATGCGGGATTTCAGCAGCGTGCCCGGCTCAATCGTCAATTGGTAGAGCGACAAATGTTTCACACCTGCTGCCAGCGCGAAATCGATGTCGGTGAGCGTGCTTCTGATCGTCTGCCCAGGCACGCCGGTGATAAAATCAGTATTGATATTATCGATACCTGCGTCCTGCACGATCTGTATGACCTTTTCATATGCCCCGCTGTTGTAGAGTCGGCCAAGATATTTCAGCACCGCCGGGTCGCGGCTCTGCATGCCGATGCTGACGCGATTGATTTTTGAGGCTGCCCAGTCTTTGGCAACGTGTTCTGTCAAAGACTCGGGGTTCGCCTCGGCTGAAATTTCGATCGCCGGCAAACTGCGTGCGAACACAGAACGCGCGTGCGCGATGATTTCGCTGAAAACGAATGCCGGGGCCTTTGACGGGGTACCTCCGCCAAAAAATATCGACGCCAGCACTACACTGGCAGAATCTTCGGTAAGGCGCTGGTATTGCCAGTCGATGTCAGCTTTGAGTTTAACGAGATAGCGCGGCCAGAACGCCGCATCGACATGCCTTGCGGCAACCGAATAAAAATCACAATATGCGCACTTGACGTCGCAGAACGGCAGATGCACATAAAGCCCGGCCAGGCGAGCGCGCTGCCGTCTCGGCGGCATCGATGTCCCAGGCGTCAACACAGAGGGCATCCATGCCTGTTGCCGCCTCTGAGACATCCATGTCCAAGGCATCAACACAGAGGGCATCCGTGCCTGTTGCCGCCTCTGAGACATCCATGTCCAAGGCGTCAACACAGAGGGCATCCGTGCCTGTTGCCGCCTCTGAGACATCCATGTCCAAGGCGTCAACACAGAGGGCATCCGTGCCTGTTGCCGCCTCTGAGACATCCATGTCTCAATAATGCAGCAGGCTTTCGATTGCCGGGAAACCGGCGGTACGCAGTTTTTCGCGGCCCTGCAGAAAATCGAGTTCAATAACAAACATTGCCTTCACCACTTCGGCACCGGCGTCTCTGAGCAGACAGGCCGCGGCGGTCGCCGTGCCGCCGGTCGCCAGCAGGTCATCGATGACTGCAACCCGATCGCCTTCTTTCACCGCATCTTCGTGGATTTCAATCGCGTCGGTACCATATTCAAGCTGGTAGGTTGCGCGCAGCGTCTTCCAGGGCAGCTTGCCGGGTTTGCGCAGCAGCACCAGCCCCACACCCAACTCAGTCGCAAGCGCGCTCGCAAAAATAAAGCCGCGCGATTCAATACCGGCAACAGCGGTGAGCCTTTCATTTCTCAACCCATCGGCGAGAGTTTTGATGACCAGCGCAAACGTCTTTGCGTCTTGCAGCACCGGAGTAATATCTTTAAACTGAATGCCCGGCTTCGGAAAATCCGGCACGTTTCTAATCAGTTTATCAATCTGTTTTGCTGTTTCGTTCATGGTTTTCCTTTTTCGGTTTGCCTATCGCGCATCTTGCAGCCTCAATTCACCGGGCTGAAGATATTTGACCACATAGTCAGTGACGCCCTCTTCGAGCGGCGTTTTTTTCAACGCAATGCCTGCTTCGGCCAGCCGCGAGACATTGGCCTGGGTAAAATATTGGTAGCTGCCCTTGAGTGCGGCGGGCATATCGATATATTCAATATTCTTTTCTTTGCCCATGGCAGCGAAAACTGCCGCGGCAAGGTCGTTCCAGCTGCGTGCCACGCCCGAACCGAGATTAAATATGCCGTTCGCGCTGCGTTTGGTAACGAGCTGCGAAATAACATCGACGCAGTCTTTGATGTAGACAAAGTCACGCTTCTGGTCACCGTCGCCGAATTCGGCACGGTTAGATTTGAATAACTTGAGAGATCCCACTTCTGATATCTGGTGAAACGCCTTATAGACAACGCTCGACATGTCACCCTTATGGTATTCGTTCGGGCCGTAGACATTGAAGAATTTTATACCCGCAATGTGTTTTTGCCAGCCGTTCTGAATCGCGACTTCGTCAAAAATCTGCTTTGAATAGCCATAGCGGTTGATAGGCTTGAGGGTCATGCTTGTCGCATCGTCGTCGTTAAAGCCTGCCTCAATGCTTCCATAAGTTGCGGCGCTCGAAGCATAGACGAAGCGAATGCCTTTTTCGAGCGCGTGCTCGGCGATGAAGCGCGTGTAGGCATAATTATTCGCCATCAGGTAGTCGCCCTGTTGTTCGGTTGTCGCCGAACATGCACCCATATGAATAATCGCGCTCACCGACTTGAATGCAGGTGTGCGCAGAGCTTCGAGAAACTGCGACTTATGCACGAAATCGCGGTATTTCAGTGAGACGAGGTTTTTCCACTTTGTCGACGCCTCGAGATTGTCAACGATGACAATGTCGGTTTCACCCAGTGAATTCAGGTGCGCCACCACAGCGCTGCCGATAAAACCCGCCCCACCGGTGACAACGATCATGGGTTCAAACGTCTGCTGCTGACAGGGCGAAAAGCACAAACGCTTGTCCGTGTGTCTGACTCCCATTTTTGGGAGCTAATGACATTCAAGGTCCTTATCATCGAGGATAATCACAGCTTTATCGACAGCCTCAAGGTTATGCTGCGCGATTTATCGCTCGATTTTGCTCAGGCATTTCGTTTCAGCGACGCCGTCGCGCTGCTCGACAAAACAGGTGTTTTCTACAACCGGCAAACGCCAGACAAGCCAGAAGATCTCGTGGCAAGCGAGGTTGAAGCGGCCACCTCATCTGCCAAAAAGAGCAAAGAAAAGGCCGCCACTATGGCCAAGCTTTATAATGAGGGCGGTGTTTTTCTCGTCATTGTTGAACAGAACACCGAATCGAGCATGAAGGGCACAGACTTCGTCGCGCACGCGGTCAAAAGGTACCCCGGCCTGGCAGAAAGTGATTTTGTGATTCTGACACACCGCCTCGACGCTGTCCCGCAGAGAGCGCATGGTTTTCCTGTGCTCGAAAAACCCCTGCGCGCCGCCCAGATTCGCCAGATTGTCAGCGCAAAAATTAAACAGGCGCAAGATATGGTCGACCTGCAAGAGCGCGTCGCTAACGAAAGGTCATCGCCCGCAGCAAAAGCCGAAACGGCCCCAAAACCCGCACGCAAGGGCCTTCGAGACCTGCTAAAGATCAACCGGTCTGGCGATGCAGAAGCAGCCGTCGAAGCGCCTGAGAAAAAGCCGGTGCGCAAGCCACGCAAAACTGCTCAGGCAGCGACTGCAAAAAAGAAGCCGCGCACCACGGCGAAAAAATAGCGTCGCCGCGGCACGCTCAGAAAGCGAGCAAGCGTTCTGTCTCTTTAATAATCTCACTTACGGCCATCATTTTTCCCTGACCCACGTCGCCGCACACGGCCTCGCCGTCAGCCGCGTCAAAAATATGGTAACCGAAACTCTTGCAGACCTTTAGAGAATTCTGCGTCGCGGGGTGCGCGTACATCGAAGGGTTCATCGCCGGGGCAAGCGCGACCTTGCCTGTAAAGGCGAGCAGCGTCGCGGCGAGCACATCGTCGGCTCTGCCCTGGGCTGCCCGCGCAATAAAATCGGCGCTCGCCGGGGCAACGAGCAGCAATTTAGCATCATTGCGCAGCTCTATGTGCTGCATTGCGTCTTGCGATAATGAGGATCTATAATCGTCATCGACCACGACGCGGTTCTCTGACAACGCCCCAAACACGACCGGATTAATCCACCCGGCGGCGGTGCGGGTCATTACCACGTGAACGTCATGGCCCCGCTTCACCAGCTCGCGCACAATGTCGCAGGCACGATAGGCCGCTATCGAAGCGGTAACTCCGTAGATGATTTTCATGTGCTGCTCCTGTGGTGCGCTTGGGTAATGTAACGAAAGTTTCCGTCAATCTGTAAGGGCGAAAAGTATTGCATTTTTTCTGTCGGCACGGCGACGCGACCGTTGTTCAGGCTGTAACCTTTGAGAACTCTGCGGGCGTCTTGTCTGTGCGAAAAGCCCCTTGCATAGTTGAAAGCGGCGCGAAAGAAGGCATGCGAGCGGGCGAGTGCCCGGCGCTGCAAAGCCTGAGGGCGAATGGATTGCTCGCGGTTAGACACGGGATCGCGATAAGACTGCAAATCTGATATCTTAAAAAAATCCCCCTTTGATTTCGAAAGGTACGCACTGTAAGAAACTGCCGGGTAAAGCAGGCTACTGTTGAAATGCAGCCTGTCTTGGCGCTTGCGGTTATACCATAAACCCGACCGTGCAATGCCCGCATTCTGAAAAAGCCGGTTAAATCGGCTCTGCTTCTTGTAACACCGTTTGACAACCGCAATCAGCGGATGCCGGCGAATTTCAGACTGAGTCAAAGACCCAAACTGCCGTGTAGCCTCTTCGGGAAATGCCAGCAGAATCGACTGTGTATAGAAGGCCAGCACCAAATCGCGCCATTTTTCAGGCAGCGCGAGTTTGTGCTTTGCCCTGAATTTCTTCAGATCAGAATCAATCGCCGCGAGATTGTAAAGATCGAGCACAGTCTCAATGGCGCGGTGCCTGGCTTCAGAGCGCAGCTTTTCACGTCGGTCGGGGGCATAATAGTTGCCGGCATAATGGTATACAATCGGGTGCATCACGGTATCGAGGGCGACGTGTGAAAGATAGCCCAGCACAAAGAGCAGCAAACCGTCACGCTGCTCGGTTGAAAATGCCCTGCCCGCGTTTATGTTGGCCTGCAGACGCTCGTCGCGCAGCGTATCGAGCATCACCATAACATGCGCGAGCGAGTCTTCACCTTGCGTACCGTGAATCAATTCGCCCCAAAAAAGACCGCGGTGCTTCACGCGAAGTTCCCAAGGCAGCTTGATGTCGTAGAAAAAAATATCGGGTGAAACCGACCCGAAGTACAAGAGTTGCGGCAGACGTTCGGCTATAAAAACAATCTCGCGCCCAACAGCATGTTTATCGGGAGACGCGGCCGCTGCAAGTGTATGCACTGCCCGCTCAGCCAGAATACAATGGGTGATTTCTTTTGGCATTTCTGTCTTGTTTTGGTATTCAAGGGATGCTGCGCAACCCTTGAATCTTCGGGTAGAACCTACTGCTGCGCAATAAAGTCTTTCAGCAGCTGCGCCTCTGATTCTGTGCGCTTCAGGCGCGCCGAAATGATATCGTCTAACGAGATTAGGCCGACGGTTTTGCCGTCGCGCACCACGGGAAGGTGGTGAATGTGATTTTCTGTCATCAGACCGAGCGCCTGGTCGAGTGGCGTTTCTGAAGGTACCGTCGTAAGATTCTTCGACATGACCTCCCACACTTCAACTTTTTCGAGCTGCGTGTAGCGCTCGGCGATAAGCCGAAGCACGTCTTTCTGCGTAATAATGCCGACAACATCGCCTGCGGGGGTGAGAATCAAAAGGCCCGTCTCTTTTATCGAAAGCATGTGCCTCACTGCCGCCAGCACAGAGTCGGATTGTTTTACCTGCGGTTTCGGCTCGCTTTTGGCATTGATTATATCAAGAACACGCATAATCTACCGCCTGACCTGATTTCGCCGCGACGTAAAGATGATTTTGGTACCTTTAAGGTGTTTTTGCCAGATTATCGATGTACTGGTGGTACCGATCGCTTTCGCCCTTGCGCGAAGAGAAACCCTTTATAGCCACGCCAATCGCGAGATCATCTTGCGGAGTATACCCGGTATAACATATCTGCGTGAATACAGTTATCGGTTGCTGCAACTTGAAAATTACATCGAAGCTGAACCCCTTCTGGTGCACCAGAAACTTCTTGAGTTCGGGGTCGGTCACAACGAGACGCATGCCGCCGCGTGAAATATCGGCGATCGACTGGCGTTTGTTGATCAGCATCGTGTTCGAATCGCGCATCTGGTCGACCATTTCAAACGCAAGCATTTTCAGTTCGAGCGCTGTATCAATGCCAAGTTTCTTCTCGTGAGAAATCAGCTGAATAAAGCCGAGCGGAATCGAGGCGCCGTCGTGGCCCAGATAGATGATGGGCACGATCATCTCTGAAACGATCTTCTTCTTGCGATAGTCTTCCATTACTGTACCAATTTCGGTATTGAGGTGCTCGCGGTAGTCGACAAACCCATCGGTGTCTTCGGGCATATACGACAGCAAGTCTTGCGTGTCGTGTATCATGAGAATTTTCATGGTCTTGCGAACAAGTTCTGTTTTCTCATCGTCTTTTTCAAAAATCTTAACTTTTACTTCATCAGCAAAATCTTTTAGCCGCTGTTGAAATTTCTCGAGGTGAATCTTAACCGAAGTGGGTACGTTAAAGAGCGAGGCGTTGATCGTATTGCGCGCGGCACGAATATTGTTCACGACAACCAGATCTGAACTCATGGCGTAACGGGCAGATTTGCGTTCGTTCGCCGCGATTTTGACGTGCGCGACTGAAAACTTGTACTGGTTTCCGGGCAGCTTATCGCTGATAGCGCCGACTATTTCGAGCTGCTTATTGAATGTGTGGTAGAGCGTCAGCTCGCCCTCAAGATCGCGCAGCGAATCAATGATCAGGCAATTCGGGTCTTTAAAATCAAGAACCTTGACTTCGATCTTCTCATAAAAACCCTTGATCATATAGGTTTTGCCAGCCGCGTATTGGCGCAGCATACCGGGCATCTTAGCCTGGTCTTCTATAATCTGGTATCTTCTTTCAGCCCGTTCTTTGAATACGCTCATGATCAAGAGAGCGAAGACAGCATGTCGCGTACTCTGTCAAGGCGGGTATTGTAATCGGCGAGTTTTTGCTTTTCGGCCTCGACCAGCTCGGCCGGCGCGCGATCGGCGAACTGCGGGCTGTCGAGTTTTGCCTGCGCTGCTTGTCTGCCTTTTTCGATGGAAATGATTTCTTTTTCCAGGCGCCCCTTCTCCCGTTCGATGTCAATCGAGCCAGCGAGATCAAGGTAAACTTCGACACCCTTGCGCAGCACAGCGTGTATCATCTTGGTAGCCGGCTTGTCGAATTTCACCTCGCCGAGCCTTGCGAGGCTCACCAAAAAGGCGGAGTGAGAACGCACGAAATCCGCCGCGCTGGCGTCTTCGAGCATGACATGCACCGCGATTTTAGCACCCGGTTCGACCGAAAGTTCGGCCCTCACCTGCCGGATTTTTCCCGCGAGTTCCAGCATTATGGCAGTGTGATTGTCGGCGGCGGCTGTAGGTGCGTGTGCGCCAGCCTTTGGCCAAGCTGACACCGTGAGCAATTTTGCGTCACCGCCCGGCAGAACACTGGCGAGTTCCTCGGTGATAAATGGCATCGCGGGGTGCAAAAGGCGCAGCGCCGCGCGAAAGACTGTGTAGAGAGTGTAAAGCGCGCCGTCGCGCATCGAGTCATCTTTGAGTGCAACCTTGCTCATCTCGATATACTGGTCGCAGAAAGTTTTCCAGAGAAAGTCGTAGATCGCCAGCGCGTAGTCGGCAAAGTAGAAACCTTCGAGCGCTGCATCGCATTTGGCAATGGCAACATCAAGCTCGCGCAGCACATATTCGTCGATCGCAGAAAGTTTTGGCGCAGCTTTCGGTAATTCATATGCCTCGGGTGTATTCATGAGAATGAAGCGCGCGGTATTCCAGATCTTGTTGCAGAATGCCTGGTAACCCTTGAGGCGCGCTTCGTCGTAGATAATGTCTTTGCCGTCGGGCATGATGCTGATAAGAAAGAAACGGAATGCATCGGTGCCGTATTCGTCCATCTTCTCGAGCGGGTTGACAACGTTGCCCTTCGATTTCGACATCTTCTGCCGGTTGGCGTCGCGCACCAGCGAGTGGATGATCACTTTCTCGAACGGCGTCTTGTGCATGAAGTGCATACCCATCATGAGCATGCGCGACACCCAGAAGAAGATGATGTCGAAACCCGTGACGAGAGTTGAAGTGGGATAGAAATTATCCAGGAGAGGACTCCTTGGAGCTGGATAGTCCCCCTCCCGTCCTCCCCCGCTAGCGGGGGAGGTGCCGGAGGCGGAGGGGGAGCGCGATGGCCACACGTTTTCGATTTCTGCAATCTCCTGTGGCATCAGCGTCGAGAATGGCCACAGCGCTGACGAGAACCACGTATCGAGCACATCTTTGTCGCGCTTGATGTTCTTCGACTTGCAGTGCGAACACTCCGTCGCATCAGAGACGCTCACGGTCACACCTTCGCAGTCACTGCAATACCATGCCGGCACCTGGTGTCCCCACCACAGCTGGCGGCTGATGCACCAGTCTTCGATCTTGTTCATCCAGTCGAAGAACAGGTTCTCCCAGCGTTTGGGGTAAAACTGCGTCGCACCTGAAGTGACTGCGTTCACGGCCTTGTCGGCGAGCGGGCGAATTTTCACGAACCACTGTAGCGAGAGGCGCGGCTCAACGACTGCACCCGAGCGGTACGAGTGTCCCACGCTGTGTCTATGCGGTTCAATTTTTTCAATCAGGCCGCCTTCGGCGCCGGCACCGAGGACATCCTGTCCGCCGGCGCTTTGGTGCGTCCATGCACCTAAATCTTCAACAATCTTCTTGCGGCAGGCCTCGCGGCTTAAGCCCTTGTACGGGCCTGCAAGATCGTTCATGTGCGCCGAGTCGGTCATGACGTTCGTGAGCGGCAGGTTGTGGCGCGTGCCGGTGGCAAAGTCGTTGAAGTCATGCGCCGGGGTAATTTTCACCACGCCGGTTCCGAACTCCTTGTCGACGGAATCATCAAAGACAATCGGGATTAGCTTGTTGAGGAAAGGTACTTTAGCTTTCGCGCCTTTCAAATGCTTGTATCTTTCGTCTTCAGGGTGCACTGCCAGCGCCTCGTCGCCGAGAATTGTTTCGGGGCGCGTGGTTGCAACGAGCAGGTATTTCTTACCATCATGCTCCGCCCCCTCGAGTGGGTAGCGCACGTAGTAGAGGTGACCGCCGATTTCCTTATACTCCACCTCGATGTTCGACAGCGCTGTCTGGTCCTTCGGGCACCAGTTGATCATGCGCTCGCCGCGGTAGATCAAACCTTCGTTGTAGAGTTGCACGAACACGCGGCGAACGATATGGCTTAAGCCTTCGTCCATCGTGAAGCGCTCCATGTCCCAGTTCACGCTCTCACCGAGCTGGCGCTGCTGGTGCGTGATCATGCCGCCCGATTCAGCTTTCCACTGCCACACGCGCTCTTCAAACTTTTCGCGCCCCATGTCTTCGCGGCGCAGGCCCTCTTTCGCGAGCAACCTCTCGACGACGTTCTGCGTCGCGATACCCGCGTGGTCGGTGCCCGGCACCCAGAGCGCAGCTTTACCCAGCATGCGCTGGTGGCGAATCAATATATCCTGCAGTGTGTGGTTGAGCGCATGGCCGAGATGCAGCGACCCGGTGACGTTAGGCGGAGGTATAACAATACTGTAACAATCTTCGGGTTTGAGATCTGCATCCGCCTTACCGGTATTCTTATGGTAATCAAAGTAGCCCTCTTTTTCCCAGAGCGGGTACCACTTTTCCTGCAGCCCCTGCGGATTATAAACGGAGCCGAGTTCCTTCTTCGCCATGCGTTAGGGCTGGCTTTTGAGTCAGGGTGAAAAGCATTGATAGTACAGCCTATTGCGGTCACTTACCGCGAAAGAATTCATAAACCGCGAGTAGCGCTCCAACCAGGCCGATGGCCTGAATTAGTGTCTCTACGGTAGGTTTGAACTCATTGTACGTCGAAACTAGTAAGAGCAGGGTTGTCGCAATACCCGCACCCAGAAAAGCAAGGACGCGCTCGTTCATCGATGCGCAGAGTTCTTGGCGACTTCTTTGGCAACCATGCGCGACAGACCAACCGCCAACAGGTAAATGCCTGAGGTAATGCCGACGATTGCCATGATGAGAGTAAATGTACTCACGGCACGAGTATAACCTGAGCCAACCTGTGCTGGCAACAAAAACAAATGCTCTCAGTTGGCCCCTCCTTGGCCACCGAATTAGCAGTTCGACCAGGCTTGCCGCAAGGTCACTGGCCAAGGAGATCATCTTGCTGTAGCAAACGCTACAATACAACTTTACACCTTAACGCGTCGATAGATTTCGACGCATGTTCAAAGACAGAGTAGCAGTAATTACGGGTTCACAGCGCGGTATTGGCCGCGCGATTGCAGAGTCTCTCGCAGAACAGGGATGCAACATTGTCATCTCTGATATCAACGGCGAGGGCGCACAAAAAACTGCCGATGAAATCGCCGCGAAGTACGGGGTGAAAGCAATCGGTGTTTCGTGCAACGTTACCAAGAAAGAAGAGCAGACCGCGCTCGCCAATGCAGCGGTGGAAAAACTCGGACGCCTCGACATCTGGGTCAACAACGCCGGCGCGATACGCGACGACCTGCTGATGCGCATGTCAGAAGCCGACTGGGATCTCGTGCAGACCGTTAACCTCAAAGGTGTGTTCTTCGGCATCCAGGCAGCAACGAAGGTCATGATGAAAGCCAAGTACGGCAAGATCGTGAACATCTCGTCGGTTGCAGGTCTCGTCGGCAGCGCCGGCCAGGCGAACTACGCTTCAGCGAAAGCCGGGGTGATTGCGATTACGAAGACTGCAGCGCGCGAATACGCTTCACGCAACATTACTGTCAATGCCGTGTGCCCGGGCTTCATTCTGACTGACATGACGAGCAACCTGCCCGACAAGTGGAAAGAAGAAGTTATCAAGCAGACCCCACTGCCAAAACGCGGTGAGCCCGCCGACATCGCGAAGGCAGTCCGCTTTCTTGCATCTTCTGATGCGGATTTTATTACCGGCGTGATCCTTCGTGTGGATGGTGGTATGGTAATAGGCTTGTAAGCGCAGCTTACAAGCCGGGAGACCACCCGAAACCGCCGCGCATTTGTGCCGCCAGGCACAAACAAGAAAACGAAAACCGCGAAGCGTTCGCGTGGTGTTGCCTAAAAGGCAACACAGCGTTTTCGTTTTCTTGGCGGCGCTTGCAGGGTGGTCTAATCTCTGCGAAAATTACCCAGCTACTGCCTTACGATTCTTAAATTCCTCAGCCACAGTCCCCTTCTCCGAAAAGTACTCCTGGCGATAACGCTCCACCAGTGCGCGCGTGTCACGCTGGTTGGGGTGAAAATCCTTCATCAGAAATTGCGGCATCTGCACGAGCACGTTCGTCAGAAAGCCGCCGGGCTTGAAGAGTGCCCATAGGTCGCTCAGGTTGCGCTGCACGTCGAAGAGTTTGCCTTCGCGCGCGATGAGGTATGCCCATGACGTGAGGATTCCCGGCACCATGCAGGTAACGATGATCGGCACCGCGAGAATGCGCTCGAGGTGTTCGTTCTCGCTTACCTGTTGCAGCAAATCGTACGCGACTTCTTTGTGCTCGAGCTCTTCGATACCATGCCAGGTCCACAGCTTGAGCATTTCTGCGTGCGTGCTGCCGCGAAACTCTTCGTGCGTCAGCCATTCTTCAGCAAGGTGCGCGGTGAAATGTTCGGCGAGCGTCGTGATCGCGAGCTGCTGCGAAGGGGAAAACCGTTCGCACAACCACAGGCTGAACTTGATCTGCGCTTCGGGAAATGCCATGTCGAAACCGCGCTTTTCGAACCACTCGTTGAGCTCCTCGTGCTCGCGGCCGTGCATCGCTTCCTGGCCAATGAAACCGGTGATCTTTGCCTTGAGCACCGGGTCTTTCACCTGGTCGCGAAAGTGCCGCACCGATTCGACGAAGTAGCGCTCACCCGGGGGAAAGATCGCCGAGAACACTGCTTTCAGTGTTGTACCAACCACGCTGCCGTTGTAGGCAAAATAGCGCGGCACTTCATCGGGGTGTTTAAACTGCAGGTTGCGCGTGGGTATGCCCACGGCGGCGCCGTTCATTTTGACGGCCTCAGCAGCCATGAATTCGCGGGTATCTTTCATAGGCGAAATATCGGCAAAAGCG
The sequence above is a segment of the Turneriella parva DSM 21527 genome. Coding sequences within it:
- a CDS encoding metal-dependent hydrolase → MKDTREFMAAEAVKMNGAAVGIPTRNLQFKHPDEVPRYFAYNGSVVGTTLKAVFSAIFPPGERYFVESVRHFRDQVKDPVLKAKITGFIGQEAMHGREHEELNEWFEKRGFDMAFPEAQIKFSLWLCERFSPSQQLAITTLAEHFTAHLAEEWLTHEEFRGSTHAEMLKLWTWHGIEELEHKEVAYDLLQQVSENEHLERILAVPIIVTCMVPGILTSWAYLIAREGKLFDVQRNLSDLWALFKPGGFLTNVLVQMPQFLMKDFHPNQRDTRALVERYRQEYFSEKGTVAEEFKNRKAVAG
- a CDS encoding valine--tRNA ligase, coding for MAKKELGSVYNPQGLQEKWYPLWEKEGYFDYHKNTGKADADLKPEDCYSIVIPPPNVTGSLHLGHALNHTLQDILIRHQRMLGKAALWVPGTDHAGIATQNVVERLLAKEGLRREDMGREKFEERVWQWKAESGGMITHQQRQLGESVNWDMERFTMDEGLSHIVRRVFVQLYNEGLIYRGERMINWCPKDQTALSNIEVEYKEIGGHLYYVRYPLEGAEHDGKKYLLVATTRPETILGDEALAVHPEDERYKHLKGAKAKVPFLNKLIPIVFDDSVDKEFGTGVVKITPAHDFNDFATGTRHNLPLTNVMTDSAHMNDLAGPYKGLSREACRKKIVEDLGAWTHQSAGGQDVLGAGAEGGLIEKIEPHRHSVGHSYRSGAVVEPRLSLQWFVKIRPLADKAVNAVTSGATQFYPKRWENLFFDWMNKIEDWCISRQLWWGHQVPAWYCSDCEGVTVSVSDATECSHCKSKNIKRDKDVLDTWFSSALWPFSTLMPQEIAEIENVWPSRSPSASGTSPASGGGREGDYPAPRSPLLDNFYPTSTLVTGFDIIFFWVSRMLMMGMHFMHKTPFEKVIIHSLVRDANRQKMSKSKGNVVNPLEKMDEYGTDAFRFFLISIMPDGKDIIYDEARLKGYQAFCNKIWNTARFILMNTPEAYELPKAAPKLSAIDEYVLRELDVAIAKCDAALEGFYFADYALAIYDFLWKTFCDQYIEMSKVALKDDSMRDGALYTLYTVFRAALRLLHPAMPFITEELASVLPGGDAKLLTVSAWPKAGAHAPTAAADNHTAIMLELAGKIRQVRAELSVEPGAKIAVHVMLEDASAADFVRSHSAFLVSLARLGEVKFDKPATKMIHAVLRKGVEVYLDLAGSIDIEREKGRLEKEIISIEKGRQAAQAKLDSPQFADRAPAELVEAEKQKLADYNTRLDRVRDMLSSLS
- the fabG gene encoding 3-oxoacyl-[acyl-carrier-protein] reductase → MFKDRVAVITGSQRGIGRAIAESLAEQGCNIVISDINGEGAQKTADEIAAKYGVKAIGVSCNVTKKEEQTALANAAVEKLGRLDIWVNNAGAIRDDLLMRMSEADWDLVQTVNLKGVFFGIQAATKVMMKAKYGKIVNISSVAGLVGSAGQANYASAKAGVIAITKTAAREYASRNITVNAVCPGFILTDMTSNLPDKWKEEVIKQTPLPKRGEPADIAKAVRFLASSDADFITGVILRVDGGMVIGL
- a CDS encoding DUF1577 domain-containing protein, which gives rise to MSVFKERAERRYQIIEDQAKMPGMLRQYAAGKTYMIKGFYEKIEVKVLDFKDPNCLIIDSLRDLEGELTLYHTFNKQLEIVGAISDKLPGNQYKFSVAHVKIAANERKSARYAMSSDLVVVNNIRAARNTINASLFNVPTSVKIHLEKFQQRLKDFADEVKVKIFEKDDEKTELVRKTMKILMIHDTQDLLSYMPEDTDGFVDYREHLNTEIGTVMEDYRKKKIVSEMIVPIIYLGHDGASIPLGFIQLISHEKKLGIDTALELKMLAFEMVDQMRDSNTMLINKRQSIADISRGGMRLVVTDPELKKFLVHQKGFSFDVIFKLQQPITVFTQICYTGYTPQDDLAIGVAIKGFSSRKGESDRYHQYIDNLAKTP